One genomic window of Salipiger abyssi includes the following:
- a CDS encoding GcvT family protein — protein sequence MTDFPTSAKAVIIGGGIVGCSTAYHLAKLGWTEVVLLERKKLTSGTTFHAAGLVGQLRSNANITQLLGESVKLYRTLEEETGLGTGWKMNGGLRLACNEERWTEVKRQATTARSFGLDMQLLTPSEAKELWPLMTTDDVVGAAYLPTDGQANPSDITQALAKGARMSGAKIYEDTKVLEIDLQDGVIKGVKTEKGYIACEKVIVCGGQWTRDFAKTVGVNVPLVPVEHQYMVTERIDGVTGDLPTLRDPDRLTYYKEEVGGLVMGGYEANPIPWAMDGIPKGFHYTLLSSNFDHFEQLMELSLGRVPALESAGIKELVNGPESFTPDGNFILGEAPELKNFFVGAGFNAYGIAAGGGAGMALAEWVANGEPPFDLWPVDIRRFGRPHFDTDWVRTRTLEAYAKHYTMAWPSEEHSSGRPCRKSPLYDTLKANGACFGEKLGWERPNWYADLSAGEEARDIYTYGKPNWFDAVGREHKAAREAAVLYDQTSFAKFILKGPDAEKALSWIAANDVAKPVGGLIYTQMLNDRGGIECDLTCVRTRQDEYYIVTGTGYATHDFDWIARNIPADCNAQLVDVTSAYAVLSLMGPRARDILSAVTRDDVSNEGFKFGTAKTIGIAGCPVNALRVTYVGELGWELHLPVEYATTVYAALKQAGAAHGLIDAGYRSIESLRLEKGYRAWSGEIGPDYTPMEAGLGWACKLRKNIPFKGREAVQAQKDGGVSKMLATFTTDDPDTIICGRSTIFRNGERVGYLASAGFGYTLNQWIGYGYVRSDTPIDADYVLSGEYELEVATKRVPCKVHLAPLFDPKMERVKC from the coding sequence GAACGCCAATATCACCCAGCTTCTGGGCGAGTCGGTGAAGCTTTACCGCACGCTCGAAGAGGAAACCGGGCTCGGCACCGGCTGGAAGATGAATGGCGGTCTACGGCTGGCCTGTAACGAGGAGCGTTGGACCGAGGTCAAGCGTCAGGCCACCACCGCGCGGTCCTTCGGGCTCGACATGCAGCTGCTGACGCCCTCCGAGGCCAAGGAGCTCTGGCCGCTGATGACCACCGACGACGTGGTGGGCGCGGCCTATCTGCCGACCGACGGGCAGGCCAACCCCTCCGACATCACCCAGGCGCTGGCCAAGGGCGCGCGCATGTCTGGGGCGAAGATCTACGAGGACACCAAGGTGCTGGAGATCGACCTCCAGGACGGGGTGATCAAGGGGGTGAAGACCGAGAAGGGCTATATCGCCTGCGAAAAGGTCATCGTCTGCGGCGGACAGTGGACCCGCGATTTCGCCAAGACCGTGGGGGTGAACGTGCCGCTGGTGCCGGTGGAACACCAGTACATGGTGACCGAGCGCATCGACGGCGTGACCGGCGATCTGCCCACCCTGCGCGATCCCGACCGGCTGACCTATTACAAGGAAGAGGTCGGCGGGCTGGTGATGGGCGGCTACGAGGCCAACCCGATCCCCTGGGCGATGGACGGCATCCCCAAGGGCTTTCACTACACGCTGCTGAGCTCGAATTTCGACCATTTCGAGCAGCTCATGGAGCTGTCGCTGGGCCGCGTTCCCGCGCTCGAAAGCGCCGGGATCAAGGAGCTGGTGAACGGCCCCGAGAGCTTTACGCCCGACGGCAATTTCATCCTTGGCGAGGCGCCGGAGCTGAAGAACTTCTTCGTCGGCGCGGGCTTCAACGCTTACGGCATCGCCGCCGGCGGTGGCGCCGGCATGGCGCTGGCGGAATGGGTGGCCAATGGCGAGCCGCCCTTCGATCTCTGGCCGGTGGATATCCGCCGTTTCGGCCGGCCGCATTTCGATACCGACTGGGTGCGCACCCGCACGCTGGAGGCCTATGCCAAGCATTACACCATGGCCTGGCCCTCCGAAGAGCACAGCTCGGGCCGGCCCTGCCGCAAGTCGCCGCTCTACGACACGCTGAAGGCCAACGGCGCCTGTTTCGGCGAAAAGCTCGGCTGGGAACGGCCCAACTGGTACGCGGATCTGTCGGCGGGTGAGGAGGCACGGGACATCTACACCTATGGCAAGCCCAACTGGTTCGACGCCGTGGGCCGCGAGCACAAGGCGGCGCGCGAGGCGGCGGTGCTTTACGACCAGACCTCCTTTGCCAAGTTCATCCTCAAGGGGCCGGACGCGGAAAAGGCGCTGAGCTGGATCGCCGCCAATGACGTGGCCAAACCGGTGGGCGGGCTGATCTACACCCAGATGCTGAACGACCGGGGCGGGATCGAATGCGACCTGACCTGCGTGCGCACCAGGCAGGACGAATATTACATCGTCACCGGCACCGGCTATGCGACCCATGATTTCGACTGGATCGCCCGGAACATCCCCGCCGATTGCAACGCGCAGCTCGTGGATGTGACCTCGGCCTATGCGGTGCTGTCGCTGATGGGGCCGCGTGCCCGCGACATCCTCTCGGCGGTCACCCGCGACGACGTGTCGAACGAGGGCTTCAAATTCGGCACTGCCAAGACCATCGGCATCGCCGGCTGCCCGGTCAACGCGCTGCGCGTCACCTATGTGGGCGAGCTGGGCTGGGAGCTGCACCTGCCGGTGGAATATGCCACCACGGTCTATGCCGCGCTGAAACAGGCGGGCGCCGCGCATGGGTTGATCGACGCGGGCTACCGCTCGATCGAGAGCCTGCGGCTGGAGAAGGGCTATCGCGCCTGGTCGGGCGAAATCGGCCCGGATTACACACCGATGGAAGCCGGGCTCGGCTGGGCCTGCAAGCTGCGCAAGAATATCCCCTTCAAGGGGCGCGAGGCGGTGCAGGCGCAGAAGGACGGCGGGGTAAGCAAGATGCTCGCCACCTTTACCACCGACGACCCCGACACGATCATCTGCGGTCGCTCGACGATCTTCCGTAATGGCGAGCGGGTCGGCTATCTCGCCTCCGCCGGGTTCGGCTACACGCTGAACCAGTGGATCGGCTACGGCTATGTCCGCTCCGACACGCCCATTGATGCCGACTATGTGCTGTCGGGCGAATACGAGCTCGAGGTCGCGACCAAGCGGGTGCCCTGCAAGGTGCATCTGGCGCCGCTCTTCGATCCCAAGATGGAACGGGTCAAATGCTGA
- a CDS encoding electron transfer flavoprotein subunit beta/FixA family protein: MKVLVPVKRVIDYNVKVRVKPDGSGVDLANVKMSMNPFDEIAVEEAIRLKEAGKASEVIVVSIGVKQAQEVLRTALAMGADRAVLVTAAEDVHTDIEPLAVAKVLAKIVEEEQPGLVLCGKQAIDNDLGATGQMLSALLGWSQAMYANKVDVEDGKAVVTREVDGGLQTVRVAMPTVISTDLRLNEPRYASLPNIMKAKKKPLDEKTAADLGVDVAPRLEIVSTGEPAERAGGIIVSSVDELLAKLKDAGAV, translated from the coding sequence ATGAAGGTACTCGTGCCCGTAAAACGTGTGATCGACTACAATGTGAAGGTCCGCGTCAAGCCGGACGGCAGCGGTGTCGATCTGGCGAACGTCAAGATGTCGATGAATCCGTTCGACGAGATCGCGGTGGAAGAGGCGATCCGCCTGAAGGAGGCCGGCAAGGCCTCCGAGGTGATCGTCGTCTCCATCGGTGTGAAACAAGCGCAGGAGGTGCTGCGCACGGCGCTGGCCATGGGCGCCGACCGGGCGGTTCTGGTGACGGCTGCCGAGGATGTGCATACCGATATCGAGCCGCTGGCGGTGGCCAAGGTCCTGGCGAAGATCGTCGAGGAAGAGCAGCCCGGGCTGGTGCTCTGCGGCAAGCAGGCCATCGACAACGACCTGGGCGCCACCGGCCAGATGCTCTCGGCGCTGCTCGGCTGGTCGCAGGCGATGTATGCCAACAAGGTGGATGTCGAGGACGGCAAGGCCGTGGTGACCCGCGAGGTCGATGGCGGGCTTCAGACCGTCCGGGTGGCCATGCCGACGGTCATCTCGACCGATCTGCGGCTGAACGAGCCGCGCTATGCTTCGCTGCCCAATATCATGAAGGCGAAGAAAAAGCCGCTCGACGAAAAGACCGCCGCCGATCTCGGCGTCGACGTGGCGCCGCGGCTGGAAATCGTCAGCACCGGCGAACCGGCGGAACGCGCCGGCGGGATCATCGTGAGCTCGGTCGACGAGCTCTTGGCGAAACTCAAGGACGCAGGAGCTGTGTGA
- a CDS encoding electron transfer flavoprotein subunit alpha/FixB family protein yields the protein MSVLLIAELTDGVLATDATAKAVSAAQGLGEVTVLAAGASARAAAEEAAGIAGVTKVLVAEDALYGHRLAEPVAALIVSLAPGYSHIVAPATTDAKNILPRVAALLDVMVLTDVTAVVDADTFERPVYAGNATQTVRSSDSTKIITFRTANFDAAAGGGAAPLEDVAAAPDPALSEWIEDKVAESDRPELTSAGIVVSGGRGVGSEDSFTLITALADKLGAAVGASRAAVDSGFAPNDWQVGQTGKVVAPDLYIACGISGAIQHLAGMKDSKIIVAINKDEEAPIFQVADYGLVADLFDAVPELTGKLG from the coding sequence ATGTCCGTTCTTCTGATTGCCGAACTCACCGATGGGGTGCTGGCCACCGATGCGACCGCCAAGGCGGTCAGCGCCGCGCAAGGTCTGGGCGAGGTCACCGTACTGGCCGCCGGGGCCTCGGCCCGCGCGGCGGCGGAAGAGGCCGCCGGGATTGCCGGTGTGACCAAGGTCCTGGTTGCCGAAGATGCGCTTTACGGCCATCGCCTGGCAGAGCCCGTGGCGGCGCTGATCGTGTCGCTGGCGCCGGGCTACAGCCATATCGTGGCGCCGGCCACCACCGATGCCAAGAACATCCTGCCGCGCGTCGCGGCGCTGCTGGATGTGATGGTGCTGACCGATGTGACCGCCGTCGTCGATGCCGACACGTTCGAGCGACCGGTCTATGCGGGCAATGCCACGCAGACGGTTCGTTCCTCGGACAGCACCAAGATCATCACCTTCCGAACCGCGAATTTCGACGCGGCGGCGGGCGGTGGCGCGGCCCCGCTCGAGGATGTGGCGGCGGCGCCGGATCCGGCGCTGTCGGAATGGATCGAGGACAAGGTGGCCGAGAGCGACCGCCCGGAACTGACCTCTGCCGGCATCGTCGTGTCCGGCGGTCGTGGCGTGGGCTCCGAGGACAGCTTTACGCTGATCACCGCGCTGGCGGACAAGCTGGGCGCTGCCGTTGGTGCGTCGCGCGCGGCGGTCGACAGCGGCTTCGCGCCGAACGACTGGCAGGTCGGTCAGACCGGCAAGGTGGTGGCGCCGGATCTCTATATCGCCTGCGGCATCTCGGGCGCGATCCAGCACCTCGCGGGGATGAAGGACTCCAAGATCATCGTCGCGATCAACAAGGACGAGGAGGCGCCGATCTTCCAGGTGGCCGACTACGGCCTCGTGGCGGATCTGTTCGACGCGGTGCCCGAGCTGACAGGAAAGCTGGGCTGA